AATTCTTCAGCCTGTTCACGACGCAGGTCTACGCTCAGAGGGAAGTCTATCTCTATGCGCTCCATCCCTAAAAAACACAAACACGAAAACACGGAGTACACAGAGATTTTTTTGGAAAACCCACAGAGAAAACTCCGTGAACTCTGTGGCTCCAAGGTTCGTTTATGGATTTTTACGACTCAGCCCGTACCGCGCACCCGTTAGTTGAAGAACTTCGCGCCCTGATTGCCTACCGCGAATTGGTGGTGCAGTTCATCTTGCGATCGGTGAAGACGCGCTACAAACGTTCGCTTTTGGGTGTGGTGTGGACACTGCTCAATCCGCTGCTGACGATGCTCGTACTTACGGTGGTTTTCTCGCAGTTGTTTCGCATCCAGATTGCCAATTTCCCCGTGTATGTTCTCAGCGGACAACTCGTGTGGATTTTCTTCTCTAGCACGACCAGCGCGGCGATGGGTGAGATGTTATGGAGCGGCGAATTGCTCAAGCGCATCTACGTGCCCAAATCGGTTTTTGCTGTGGCTGCCATCGGCACGGGTTTGGTCAATCTGCTGGTTTCGCTATTGCCCCTGCTGGCGATTGCCCTAATATTGGGCGTGCGTCTCACTCCGGCGTTGCTGGTTTGGCCGCTGGCGGTGCTGCTACTGGCTATATTCTCGCTCGGACTGGGGTTGCTGCTGGCCGCGGCCACAGTCTATTTTGCTGATATGCTGCCGGTTTTCAATGTCTTGTTGACGATCTGGCTCTACGCCACGCCGGTAATATATCCGCCGGAGATTATCCCGCTGCAGTGGCGTTGGATGATTCGATATAACCCGCTGTATTATTTGGTGGAAATTTTCCGCCAACCGCTGCTGGATGGTATGGTGCCGGGCTGGGATTTCTGGCTCCCGGCTTTGGGATTCGCCCTGGGGATATTATTATGTGGGGGGCTGTTTTTTACCTCGAAGGCAGATGAATATGCCTATCGCCTTTAAGGCATTAAGGGCATCGCGCCTATGATAAAACTTGAAAATATCTCCATTCAATACCGCCTGCCGCGTGAACGGCTCTCTGGCATTAAAGAATACACCATCCGCTGGGCACAAGGACGCTTGCAGTATCAGGAATTTTGGGCGTTGCGTGACATTAACCTGGAAATTGAGCGCGGCGAAAGTTTTGGCGTTATCGGCCGCAATGGAGCCGGGAAGAGTACGCTGCTCAAGGTGATGGCACGCGTTTTGAAGCCTACGCGGGGACGTGTGGTGATGCGTGGACGCACCGCTCCGCTGCTTGAACTGGGGGCCGGATTCCACCCAGAATTGACCGGTCGCGAAAACGTTTTTCTCAACGGCGCGCTGATTGGCCTGCCGCGTAAAGAAATTACCACCCAATTCGATGCCATTGTGGATTTCGCCGAAATTGATGAATTCATTGATGCGCCCCTGCGCACTTATTCCACCGGGATGGTGGCGCGCCTGGGCTTCGCCGTGGCGACCAGCATCCGTCCGCAGATTTTGCTGATTGATGAAGTGCTTTCTGTGGGCGATACGGCCTTTCAGGAGAAATGTCTGGCGCGTATGCGCGCTTTCCAGTCTCAGGGCACCACGATTGTACTCGTTTCGCATAGCATGGGGCGCGTGCAGGAATTTTGTCAGCGGGCCTTGTGGCTGTCAGGTGGGCAAGTGGCGGCGCTGGGGGATGTGGCTGGGGTTGTGGAGTTGTACTTATCGGCTACAAAGGATATTTTATGAGGAAACCAGGAAAACAGGAATTTTTTCTTGGCTTCCTGGCTTCCTTATTTTTTCATTATGGAGAATGTAATGAGCGTCGTTTTTTGCCGCTCTAACCCCATCGCACCCGACCCGCGGGTGGAGAAGTCTGCTGCCACGTTGATGGAGGCTGGCTACCGCGTCACCCTGTTGGGCTGGGATCGTAGCGCAGCCTTGCCGCGGCGGGAGATCATCTCCGGCGCTGATTGCATTCGCCTGCCGATCCAGGCGCAGTTTGGGCATGGCCTGGGCAATTTTGCCCCGCTGCTGCGCTGGCAATGGGGGCTTTTGCGCTGGCTGATACAAAATCGCTGCGCCTACGATAGTATTCACGCCTGCGATTTTGATACCGTGTTGCCCGCGTTGGCCTGTAAAGCTCTTTTCGGCAAGCGCGTCGTCTATGATATATTCGATTTCTACGCCGATCATCTGCGCGCCACGCCGGGCTGGGTGAAAGCACTCATCCGTGCGCTGGATTTGTGGGCTATTCGTTTCGTAGATGCGCTGATTGTTGCAGACGAATCCCGCTGGGCGCAGATTGGGGAGCGAGTTCCCGCGAATCGGGCAGTAGTTTTAAATACGCCAATAGATACTTTTAGCAGTTTTAACCACAATACCCTTAAGGGTACAGGTGGACACCAAGAACACAAAGAAAAAAAAGCCCTAAGTGATTCTTCGTGCCCTTCGTGGTTAAATCTCATATATGTCGGCCTCCTGCAAATCGAGCGCGGCTTGTTGGATGTGTTAGCTGTGTTGGCCGATCACCCTGAATGGTATTTGGATTTAGCCGGGTTTGGCGGCGATGAAGATCAAATATTGGCGTTGTCTGAGGAACTTCCCAACGTCACCTGGCATGGGCGTATCCCATATGAGCGTGCTTTAGCCCTTACCGCCGCTGCCGATGTGGTTTTGGCTCTCTACGACCCGGCACTGGCGAATCATCGTTGTGCCAGCCCTAACAAACTCTTCGAGGCAATGATGCAGGGCAAACCAGTTATCGTCGCCGCAGATACGAATATTGACCGTATTGTGCAGGCTGAAAATTGCGGCCTGGTTGTTGAATATGGGCATCGACAAGAGCTTGTTAAAGCGTTGGAACGTTTGCAGCTCGATAATGTTTTGTACGCCGAATTCGCCGATAACGCCCGGCGCGCCTACGAACGAACCTACAACTGGCGTACGATGTCGGCCCGCCTTTTGCGACTTTACCAACAATTGCGATAAAATCCAACCAATAACTTTCAACTTGCCAACCTGCGTACTTGTCCCCCATGCCCAAAATCATCCTCGCCGCCAACACCGACTGGTATCTATACAATTTCCGTTACGCGCTGATTCACCAACTGCGGGAACAAGGCTTTGACGTTTCGCTGGTATCCCCCCCGGGGGATTTCGCAGTTCGCCTTCAGGATGCAGGTTTCCGCTGGCAGCCGTGGATTCTGCGCCGCCGCAGCATAGCTCCCTGGATGGAATTGATTTCGTTGCTCGATTTGGTGCGGATTTACCGCCGCGAGCAGCCCGATCTGGTGCATCATCACACCATCAAAGCGGTTTTGTACGGCTCTTTCGCCGCGGGGTGGGCCGGCATCCCCGGTGTGGTCAACTCGATTTCGGGCCGCGGCTATGTTTTTCAAGGAGGCGATTGGCTTGCCCGCAGTCTGCGGTTAATGGTCAGTCCCCTTTATCGGCGCGTTATGCAAAAAAACGCTGCTGCGGTAATTTTCGAGAATCAGGCCGATCGAGATTATTTTTCCGAGCAAAGATTTACCCCCCCATCACGCGCTTGGCTAATTGAAGGCGTCGGCACAGACCCGCAGCGCTTTGCCCCCACATCCGAGCCGCACGGCCCAGTGATTGTACTGATGGCGGCGCGCACACTTTGGGATAAAGGCGTGGGCATTTTCGTCGAAGCCGCGCGCATTTTACGAGAGCGCTTGAAGGTGCGTATGGTGCTGGTTGGTGGGCCAGACCCTGGCAATCCGGCCTCGTTGACGCCCAATATGCTGCGCGCCTGGCACCGCGAGGGCATCATCGAATGGTGGGGCTGGCAGCATGATATGGAGCGCATTTATGCCCAGGCACATCTTATTGCTCTGCCGACCATGTACGGCGAAGGTGTGCCTACCGCTCTGATTGAGGCTGCTGCCTGTGGACGTCCTATCATTGCCAGTGATATTCCTGGCTGCCGCTCTGTGCTTCAGCATGAGCACAATGGTCTGCTCGTGCCGCCGAATGACCCTTATACTCTGGCCTGGGCTATCGAAGAGTTGGTTTTAGACCCGGCCCGGCGTATGAAAATGGGCGCAGCCGGGCGGCAGGTGGTGCTGGAACGCTTCACCCATGAGAAAATTAACTGTGCCACTTTGCAGGTTTATCAGCACGTGTTAGAAGCGATCAAAATCGGGTAAAATCGTCCCCATGATGGATTGAAGATGTCTAACGCAAAGACGCGAAGATGCGAAGACGCAAAGAAAAGTATAAAAAATCTCTGCGCCTTAATTTCTTTGCGTCCTTGCGTTAATTTTTTATCACTGGAGATTGCATGGTGGAAGACTGGAATCTACGAGACTACATCCTTGCCCTCACTCATCGCTGGTATCTTGTGGCGTTGGCGTTTCTGGTTGGGGCGCTGCTGGGTTGGGGAGTAAGCAAGTTGCTCACGCCCGATTACCGCGCAAATCTTGATCTTTATTTGGGTATTGATGCCTACCGCGGCCCGCGCGATCGCTATATTGTTGGCGTGGCGCAGGATGAGTTTCGCAATCTGGACGATTATAAAAACTGGAATATGGCCCAACTCAACGAGATGGTTCGCGGCGATGAATTTCTCATCGACACGCTCGCCGTGTTGCAGGCGAAAGACTCGTACTGGCTTGATTTCACCCCCGCCGACCTTCACCCCATGCTGCGCGGCTCCTGGCGCAACGCCGGGCGCTGGCATCTGGCCGCTGAAGCCGCCAGCCCGGAACACGCCGACCAACTCGTGCAGGCCTGGGCTGTGGTGATTGATGCGCGTGTCAACGAAGCCATCAGCCATGCCCGCCAGGTTGTTGCGCTCGATACCCGCATGGTTCCGCTCGCTGCCGAACTGGCTGAGATGGAAATTCGCCAGGAGTTGTTGGCGCAGATTGATTTGAATCTCTCAAAATTGCGTCAGGATGTGGAAGCCACCGATCAGGTGGATGCCTATACCCGCAGCCTGATTCTGGCCCAGGCTGCCCGCGCCGCCGACTGGGGAGCGGGTTGGTCATTGTTACTCGAAGCGATTCCTGCCCCCGGGGCGGATTCTGCCGAAGTTCTGGCCTGGCTCGATGATTTTCGCGCTTTGATTCAGGCCGACCTGGACGATCTGCCCGCCCGTGCGGATGCCCTCGAAGCGCAATACGATGAACTGGCCGCGGACTACACCCGCGAAGCAGAACTAAGTCTGGCGCTCTCGGCGAACCTGAGCCTCGGCTTGCCCGAAGAGATTGCTCCTACCGTGGAAGATGTGCGCCCGGCAGGGTTGTTGATGCTTGTGGGTGGGTTTATCGCTTTATTGATTTGGCTGCTCTTCGCGTTGGCGCGCAGCACTCCCAGGGAGAAAGAATAGTGCTTCAAGCATGGCGAGTATGGTTGCCGCGAGAGAAACGAGTGGAACAAGTGCAGAAAACCCTTTGGGCGCTGTTCCTGCTCACTTTACCGGTCACCAGCTTCCCCTACTTTCCGGGCGGCGTGGGTGGGCGCACTGAAGTGCGCCCGCTATCCATCTATCCGTTATTCCTCCTGCTGCTGATTTACACCCTGCCGCGGTTGTTTACGCATTCCACGCCGCGCACAGCTTTGCCCTTGGGTGCCTTTGTGTTGGTGGCGCTGGCGAGTACCGTTTTGGCCTATACTCGCGGCATTGATCCGGACATTGGCATCAGTGTGTCCTCGCGAGCCGTGCGTATGACCGCAACGCTATTATTGGGCGTAGCCTTTTATATCACCGTGGCCGTCATCCCCCGCACCGCCGATGAGTTACGCTTTGCCCTGCGCTGGCTCTACGCCGGATTTGGCATCGCCCTGCTGTGGGGTTGTGTACAAATTGGTTATATTCTGTTCTACACGCCCGAATATTTCGACCTGATTGAATATTTGCAGGGCTTCTTCTCCGTGCGCGGCCTGTTTGAAACGCGTATCTCCGGCATGACCTATGAACCCAACTGGTTCGCCGAGCAGATCACCTTTTTGCTGATGCCCTGGCTGTTCGCCGCAGTCATGTCGGGCTATTCGGCCTTTCGCTGGCGTTGGCGTTTTTTCACCGTGGAATTGTTGCTGCTGGG
Above is a genomic segment from Chloroflexota bacterium containing:
- a CDS encoding ABC transporter ATP-binding protein; the protein is MIKLENISIQYRLPRERLSGIKEYTIRWAQGRLQYQEFWALRDINLEIERGESFGVIGRNGAGKSTLLKVMARVLKPTRGRVVMRGRTAPLLELGAGFHPELTGRENVFLNGALIGLPRKEITTQFDAIVDFAEIDEFIDAPLRTYSTGMVARLGFAVATSIRPQILLIDEVLSVGDTAFQEKCLARMRAFQSQGTTIVLVSHSMGRVQEFCQRALWLSGGQVAALGDVAGVVELYLSATKDIL
- a CDS encoding glycosyltransferase family 4 protein; translated protein: MPKIILAANTDWYLYNFRYALIHQLREQGFDVSLVSPPGDFAVRLQDAGFRWQPWILRRRSIAPWMELISLLDLVRIYRREQPDLVHHHTIKAVLYGSFAAGWAGIPGVVNSISGRGYVFQGGDWLARSLRLMVSPLYRRVMQKNAAAVIFENQADRDYFSEQRFTPPSRAWLIEGVGTDPQRFAPTSEPHGPVIVLMAARTLWDKGVGIFVEAARILRERLKVRMVLVGGPDPGNPASLTPNMLRAWHREGIIEWWGWQHDMERIYAQAHLIALPTMYGEGVPTALIEAAACGRPIIASDIPGCRSVLQHEHNGLLVPPNDPYTLAWAIEELVLDPARRMKMGAAGRQVVLERFTHEKINCATLQVYQHVLEAIKIG
- a CDS encoding ABC transporter permease — translated: MDFYDSARTAHPLVEELRALIAYRELVVQFILRSVKTRYKRSLLGVVWTLLNPLLTMLVLTVVFSQLFRIQIANFPVYVLSGQLVWIFFSSTTSAAMGEMLWSGELLKRIYVPKSVFAVAAIGTGLVNLLVSLLPLLAIALILGVRLTPALLVWPLAVLLLAIFSLGLGLLLAAATVYFADMLPVFNVLLTIWLYATPVIYPPEIIPLQWRWMIRYNPLYYLVEIFRQPLLDGMVPGWDFWLPALGFALGILLCGGLFFTSKADEYAYRL
- a CDS encoding glycosyltransferase family 4 protein is translated as MENVMSVVFCRSNPIAPDPRVEKSAATLMEAGYRVTLLGWDRSAALPRREIISGADCIRLPIQAQFGHGLGNFAPLLRWQWGLLRWLIQNRCAYDSIHACDFDTVLPALACKALFGKRVVYDIFDFYADHLRATPGWVKALIRALDLWAIRFVDALIVADESRWAQIGERVPANRAVVLNTPIDTFSSFNHNTLKGTGGHQEHKEKKALSDSSCPSWLNLIYVGLLQIERGLLDVLAVLADHPEWYLDLAGFGGDEDQILALSEELPNVTWHGRIPYERALALTAAADVVLALYDPALANHRCASPNKLFEAMMQGKPVIVAADTNIDRIVQAENCGLVVEYGHRQELVKALERLQLDNVLYAEFADNARRAYERTYNWRTMSARLLRLYQQLR